CGGTGGTCAGCGGAAACAAGCGCGAACCGGTCCCGCCGGCAAGAATGACGCCCTTCATGTTCGGGAGTATCGGCAAGATTGACTGCTCCGCAACGAATCGCGTCGGTTTCTGTTCCGACCGGTCATCCTGAGCGAGCGCAGCGGGTCGAAGGACCTCGTCTGATGCCCCCGCAGCGACGTCCGCCGCGAGGTCCCTCGGCTGCGCTCGGGATGACGGACGCGGAAACGGCGCGTCAATCGACCTTCACGTCGACCCAAACGAGTCGGTGGTCGCTGGCCCGCTCGGCCGTCGCGAGATCGACACCCATCAGCGGCTCGTCCGGCGTCGGCCAGAAGACGCCGGAGCCGACGACCTCGAGGTCAGCCGACGGCAGGACGTAGTCGACCCGCAGGTTGCCCGGACCGCGGGTGGGGTCGTCGTTCCAGTCGGCGGTGTCAGCGGCAGGGTCGCCGATGTGATCGGCGTTCACCCCGCCCTGCCGCTCCGCGGCGGCGACGCCGCCGGGGGAGGTGGGCATCGGGTCAATGATTCCGATTTTGCCCCAATGTCGCAAAGAGATAAGTGTGTCAATGGCCCGTTCCCCGTCGGCATTGACGAAGACCTCGCCATCGTTCGGATCGGCGTTGAGATCGCCCATCACGACATATCGCTCCGCGTGACTCGCGTACCCCGCAACACGCTGCAGATCTGTGGCGTCCTGACTGAAGCTGATGCGGACGGCGCTGTTAGGCACCGCGCTCAAGAGCGATACCAATTCATCGTGATTCCGTCTCCCGTTCCGATCTTCCGGGCCATCGAAGACTGGCGGCGTCGGGTGGGCCGTGACGACGCTGATCGATTCCAGGCCGACTCGAATCGGTACTTCGACGTGGTTCTTGCTGCTGAGACGCAGAACCCGCTTCGCCTCGTCGTCGAAGTGCTCGATGGGCATCTGATCGGAGCGTGTTTTCTCGGCGTACCAGCGGTCGATGCGATCTTCACTCCAGCCGAATACTTCTTTCGTCCTTGCCTTCGCTTCGGCTAGTTCGTCAGGCAGGTAGCCCTGAAACCAGCGTCTCTCCTGTGAGGTTTCGATCCCCTCGCGGTCGATCGGAAACTTCGAGAGCACCACGAACGCGTACTGACCCGGGAACTTGCCCCAGCCGTGGCAGTCGCCGGCGTAGGCGTCGGTGCCGACTTCGGCACCTTCGGTCGGGGCGACCAGGCCGTCGCCGTTGAGGTCGACACCGGTGGGGATGCCGGTGTTGCTGGGGACGAGGTAGACGTGTTTGTACTGGATGGACCGCAGGCTGCAAGCCTGCGGCTGCCTGAGGTAGTTCTCTTGGAAAAGCCGAAGCGCTTCGCCGTCGGGGTCGTAGTCGCCGCCATGGTCGAACTCCTGGAGGACGAGCACGTCTGGCCGAGCGGCTTGGATGATCGCGGCGACGGCTTGGGCCTGCTCGTCGTCCGGCGTGCTCAGCGCTACCAGCAACTCGCCAGGGGCTTCGCGGCTCAACGCGCTGTTGAACGTGGCGAAGCGGACGGTCTCACCACCGCTCGAGCAGCCGAGAAGAAGCAACGACGCGAAGAGAAGAGCAATCTTGGGCACCGCCCGCCGTTGTACCCGAGCGCGTGCCGGTCGGACAGACCTTGCATCGCCGGTGGTCGCTATTCGGAATCCTCAGTCGGCAGCGCCGGCACGAAGTTGAGCCAGCTGTTGCTGCGCCTGCTCGAAGTTCATCCCGCTGAAGAGGACGAGGCAGTCAAGCTCAAAGCCCTTCGATCGGCCGGCAAGCTCGACAGTGTATGTGCCGGCCTCGGGAAACTCGACCGTCAGCCACGCATGCTCGTGATCGACTTCCACGATGCCGTTGAAGCCGAATTCCGACTTGCTCCGGCCGTAGAACTTGTTGAACCCGTCGAGCTCTTTCTTCCCACGCTGCTGCACGTCCGGGAACGTGAGCCACGCGTCATTGGCCTGGTCGCCCGGCACGTCATCGGGCTGTCGCATGAGCCATTTGACGGTGTAGCGGCCCGGTGTGTCGATCTCGAATTGCCCAACCAAGCGATGCGGCGTGACGTTTTTGAAGCTGTTGTACTGCGTGTAGACCACGTAGCGGCCACCCGACGCCGAGTCAGAGGCACGCTCTTCCCAACCCGAAGACGATGCGAGTGACTCCGACTCGATCACGATCATGCTCCCGCTCGACATCGGAGCACTCGGCTTGAACGTCAACGAACGCCAACGGCCTCGCGAGAAAGCGAACGCATCGCCCTCGGGGATCTTCCCATTGCTGACCGAGCTCGACTCGATGCGGATAACCGAACCGTTGTTCAGTCGAACACTTTTGAATTCGTGGACGTGCGGTTTGTAGTCGGTATCGGTCTCCGGATTCTTGACCTTTCCGATCAAGGTGCCGTCGACAAGCAGGCGATATTCGCTCTCCCCGTCGAGTTCGGTCAGAGCGAGCAGATCGACGTCGTATAGGCCGGCCTGCCCTTGGAACGTCGCCTCGGCACCGGCGAAGACGTTCTTGTGCTTGACCGCGTTGACAGCCAAGGCGCGTCGCGCCTTGTCAAAATAGACCGGCGGCATCCCGGGCAGATCACGCTTGGCGAAGTCGTTCTCGGCCGTCAGGGTGACCGAGGCAGGGACATCGGCGTCATCATCTGATTCGATCGAGGCTCCGAGGAACGCCTCGAGCTTCGCCGGGCTTCCATTCTCATCACCCTGCAGCAGAAAGAAGACCATGCCCGCGTCGGACACGTCCGACTTGTTGTACGTGTGAGCACGGATGCGTTCATAAAGCCACCGGTAGTCTTCGTCGTTGCTGTCCTTCAGAAAGCTCCAGACCTCGAAGTTCGTTCCAGCATGCCACAGCCGGTACGGATCGTCCTTCGCGTTTTGATCCTTGATCTTGATGTAGCCGAGACCGTGATTTTCGAAGTACGGCTCAAGGTCATCGATCGTCCGGTGATCGTCTTGAATCAGATGACGTTCGTTGTAGTTGGAGTGCGACACGATGAACACGTGCTGCAGCTTGTCGCGATCCGCGTCCGCAACTGCCCGGTAAATCGATTCGATCGGCCCGGCAGCGACGATAAACAGGCGGCTCTCGTCGGAGGATGCGTTGATCGCACTCGTCAAATGAGCGACGCCCTCGTCGGGCCGCTTCGTCAGGTCGAAGACGACCGACTCATCGAAACCCCAGCGTTCGATGGCGGGAAGCACGCTGGGCGTCATTCGGTCTTTGCCTTCCGGGACCGGGCCGACGTCGAGCCAGTTGTTGAAGTCGAAGTGGACCAGCTGAGACTGCAGGCCGCTCTTGGCGATGATCGCGAGCGAGACGGCCGACGCTCCAATGTCGTCGGGATCAGCGACGGTGTACTTGTGATTCGTCCGTGCAGAGCCCCCGTTGCCGTCCATCGATATCGCAATCCGATCACTCGGCCTCCACGGCGACGTCACGTCCGCCGCTGCGGCGGTCACGGCGAGCCCGATGAGAAGAGACGTTGCAGTGGCGAGACGAGCGATCGTGTGGTTCATCGCGGTGGTTTGGAAAGTGAGCGATCCAGCTTGTGGCTTTCCAATGAAAGCTCAAGCTTTTGGACGGCCAGTGTCCCAAACTTTGACCGGCGAATCAATCAAACAAATCGGCCTGATCGGTCAGAAGCGGATGCTCGCGATCCCGCGCGTTCAGCGTCACCGACGACCCGTCAACACGCCAGTCAATGCTGAGCGCCGGGTCGTTCCAGCGAATGCCACGCTCGCTCTGCTTGTCGTAGACGGCTGAGACCTTGTACGCGACGACAGTGTCGGGCTCGAGCGTCGAGAAGCCGTGCGCAAAACCTGCCGGCACGTACATCTGCTCGCCACCGTCGGCGGTCAGTTCAGCGGAAAACACCTTGCCGAACGTTTCGCTCGAACGCCGGATATCGACAGCGACGTCCAACACGCGTCCCTGAAGCACACGAACAAGCTTCGCCTGGGCAAATGGCGGCAGCTGGTAGTGCAAGGCACGAACAGTGCCGACGGCGGCGCTGTGTGACTGGTTGTCCTGAACGAAGACGTCTGTAACGCCGATCGCCTGCCACTTGTCGACGTGGAAGGTTTCGGAAAAGTAGCCTCGCTCATCGCCGTACTTTCGTGGCTGTATGAGCAAAACGCCCCCACCAAGGGCCTCATGCGGCAGAGCGGGCGGTTGGACGATCGCAGTCACAGGTGCAACATCGGCACGGCGTCGCTCGACCACAAGCGACGGGCCCGACATTTTCTTGCGAACGAAAAGAAGCAGCCGCTCGGCACGAGCGGCTGCAGAAACGTCGACGACAGGTCGGACGACGGCCTTCAGAGAGCTAACGAACGCCAGACCGAAACGAGCGACTCGCCGATTATCTTTCCACAGGTTACCTACAGCGTCGTGTAAGTGTCTGGAGAGCAGGAGCCTGAACAAAACAGAGTCGCTCCATATAAAACAGTTTCGCGGGACCACGTAATGACAGTCTGTCGTGCTGTCGCGGCGGACTGACGTTGGTGCTGCTGCCGCAGCGTGACCCGTGCGACCTGGAAAATCGGGCTCCATACGCTCGGCTCATGCGGACGCTCGTCACCGGCGGAGCCGGATTCATCGGCTCGAATCTCGCACTCAGACTCGCTCGCGACGGCCATGACGTCGTTGCGGCTGACACGTTCGGCGAAGGTCGGTGGCGCAACCTGGTCGAGTTCGTCGACGCGGGCGGCGACGTCGTCACGATGACGCACCCGCTCGATCTCGACGTTGTGGACAAGCTCGGGCCGTTCGATGCGGTTTTCCACCAGGCAAGCGTCACCGGCGTCATCGGAGCCGACGGCAAGGCCGACACCTCGCCAGCCGGCTCCGCCGCGATCCTGCGGAACAACATCGAGGGCTTCCGAAAGGTCCTGGATCGCTGCGTCACCTGGGGCTCGACGCTCGTCTGGGCCAGCAGCTGCTCGATTTACGGCCGAGGCCCGGTGCCGATGAGGGAATCGGCCGACCCGGATCCGCTCAACGCTTACGCCTTCAGCAAGCTCGCCAAGGAACGTCTTGCCGGCCGGATGGCACCCAAGCTGGCCTTCGCACCGGTCGGTCTTCGTTACAGCAACGTCTACGGACCACGCGAGGACGACAAAGGCCCTCTGGCGAGCATGGTCCATCAGCTCGCCAAGCAGATGCGTGCCGGCAAAAGGCCACGCATCTTCGAGGCCGGGCAGCAGCGGCGCGATTTCGTGTACGTTGACGACGTGGTCGAGGCCAGTCTTCAGGCGGAGCAGGCCAGCCGCGATGGAACGCTCGACGCAGGCCAAGTCCACGTCTTCAACGCCGGTGCCGGGGCGAGCTGGTCGTTCAATGACCTTGTCGCCAGCTTGAACGAAGAGCTCGGCACCGACTTGCCGCCGGACTACTTCCCGAATCCGTTCGACTTCACGCAGGATCACACCGAGACGGACATCACCAAGGCAGCCGAGGCGTTCGGGTACAAGCCGACGCACGATTTGCGATCGGGCGTCGCCGCCTTCGCAAAGACGGGACACCTCGGCATCGCTGCTGGCGGATGACGCGCGGAAGCTGTTCCCGATGTCGGCGCTGTGCGGGTCGTGCCGGCGCGATTCGCGAAAACTTTGTGCGCGGTTCGGGTTAGTCACTCGACGCGGCCCGTCGCGACTTCGTAGCTTGTCGACTCAGCCGTGGCCGAGGATGGCCGGGGTGTCGGACGGGCGTCGTACGGGAGCCTCTTGGTCGATGTAGCAGGCGACATTTCGCACGATGCCCGCGGGTTGCCGCACACGTCGCCGGTGAGGCTGCCGGTTTCATCGCCACCGGTCGAAGGTTCGGATGGCATGCAGCGGTGGAGCTGGTGGCCATCGATTCCGCCTGGGTTGCCTGTGCCGCTGGTGTCGCTCGGATCGCACCCGTGCCCGTACTTGCCGGGCCGGGTTGCGCGTGACCGCGCCTTCCTCGCCGATGCGATGCCGCCCGAGGCGTACGAGCGTCTGATGGATCGCGGTTTCCGTCGCAGCGGCAACGTCATCTATCAGCCATCGTGCCGCGGCTGTCGATCGTGTCGTCCCGTGCGTGTGCTCGTGGACGAGTTCAGTGAGGGCAGACGATTCCGCCGCTGTGGCAGACGCAACGCCGACCTGCACGTCACGCACGGCCGGCTCGAGCCGACCCCTGAAAAGTTCGACCTTTACCATCGCTACCAGCGTGTCCGTCACGGCGAGCGCGACCACCTCGACTGGCCGGGCTTCGTCGACTTCCTCTACGATACGCCGGTCAAGACGGTCGAGTTCTGCTATCGCGATGCCACCGGCAGGCTCATCGGCGTGGGCATTTGCGACGAGGGCGCTCGTTCGCTGTCGAGCGTTTACTTCTACTACGACCCGGACGAGGTGAAACGCTCGGTCGGCACGTTCGGCGTGCTGGCTGAACTCGCTTACTGCCGCGAGCGGAACCTGCCGCACTACTACCTGGGCTTCTGGGTCGAGGGTTGCCGGGCGATGGCTTACAAAAATGACTTCAAGCCGTACGAGGTGTTAGACACCGACGGGATTTGGCGCAGTGGATCGGCGTAGCATTGGCATCGCCCGGCGTTCGGGCAGTGCTGGTGCTTTGACCCACACGCTGACGTTCGATGTCGCTCAAAGTCCTGCTTGTCGAAGACGACGTGGTCGCCCGCGGGGCGATGGCCAAACTGCTGCGTCACGCTGGGGCGATGGTTGTCACGGCGAGCGATGGCTCCGAGGGGCTGAGCCGTTTGTTGGACGATCGGTTTGACGTGCTGCTGACCGATCTGCACATGCCCGGCGGCATGGACGGCTTCGAGCTGATCGACGCGACCAACCGCCTTCCGCTCGCACATCGGCCTCGCCGCGTCGTCGCGATCAGCGGCCACTTCGACCGGGCTGTCATCGGCGAGATGCTGCCGGATTCGGGCACGGTCGACTATTTTCCGAAGCCCGTCGACCTCGATCGCCTGATCGACACCATCGGCGGACCGGTCAACTGATTCGGATCGATTCGTCCGACCTGAAAGTTCCAACGCCGGCCAGTCTTACCCTGCTTGCGTGACGACGGCCGTCGAAGCTCCATCGCGCCCGCCCTCCGCGACGTACCAGCGGCGTCGGCTTTGGTGTGGCATTACCGGCATCGGGCTGATTCTCGTGACGCTTTGGATTGCGGCTCCGCTCGGTCTTGCTGGGGCGCTCGACCAAGCTTTCGCCAACTGGCCACCTGAACTCGCGGGTGCGATAGCCGCCCTGCTGCTGGCTTTCGGAGCCTCGTTGCTGCAGGCCGGGCCGGACATCGCAGCTTTCCGCACCGAAGTCGCGTTCGGACAGCGGCGCGACGGCGTGGGCATTTTCGGGCCGTACCTCGTGCACCTGTTCCAGTGGACAGGCGGACTCGTGGTGGCCGGGGCGGTGG
The nucleotide sequence above comes from Planctomycetota bacterium. Encoded proteins:
- a CDS encoding arginyltransferase; protein product: MQRWSWWPSIPPGLPVPLVSLGSHPCPYLPGRVARDRAFLADAMPPEAYERLMDRGFRRSGNVIYQPSCRGCRSCRPVRVLVDEFSEGRRFRRCGRRNADLHVTHGRLEPTPEKFDLYHRYQRVRHGERDHLDWPGFVDFLYDTPVKTVEFCYRDATGRLIGVGICDEGARSLSSVYFYYDPDEVKRSVGTFGVLAELAYCRERNLPHYYLGFWVEGCRAMAYKNDFKPYEVLDTDGIWRSGSA
- a CDS encoding endonuclease/exonuclease/phosphatase family protein, which gives rise to MPKIALLFASLLLLGCSSGGETVRFATFNSALSREAPGELLVALSTPDDEQAQAVAAIIQAARPDVLVLQEFDHGGDYDPDGEALRLFQENYLRQPQACSLRSIQYKHVYLVPSNTGIPTGVDLNGDGLVAPTEGAEVGTDAYAGDCHGWGKFPGQYAFVVLSKFPIDREGIETSQERRWFQGYLPDELAEAKARTKEVFGWSEDRIDRWYAEKTRSDQMPIEHFDDEAKRVLRLSSKNHVEVPIRVGLESISVVTAHPTPPVFDGPEDRNGRRNHDELVSLLSAVPNSAVRISFSQDATDLQRVAGYASHAERYVVMGDLNADPNDGEVFVNADGERAIDTLISLRHWGKIGIIDPMPTSPGGVAAAERQGGVNADHIGDPAADTADWNDDPTRGPGNLRVDYVLPSADLEVVGSGVFWPTPDEPLMGVDLATAERASDHRLVWVDVKVD
- the rfbC gene encoding dTDP-4-dehydrorhamnose 3,5-epimerase; translation: MVPRNCFIWSDSVLFRLLLSRHLHDAVGNLWKDNRRVARFGLAFVSSLKAVVRPVVDVSAAARAERLLLFVRKKMSGPSLVVERRRADVAPVTAIVQPPALPHEALGGGVLLIQPRKYGDERGYFSETFHVDKWQAIGVTDVFVQDNQSHSAAVGTVRALHYQLPPFAQAKLVRVLQGRVLDVAVDIRRSSETFGKVFSAELTADGGEQMYVPAGFAHGFSTLEPDTVVAYKVSAVYDKQSERGIRWNDPALSIDWRVDGSSVTLNARDREHPLLTDQADLFD
- a CDS encoding response regulator, whose amino-acid sequence is MSLKVLLVEDDVVARGAMAKLLRHAGAMVVTASDGSEGLSRLLDDRFDVLLTDLHMPGGMDGFELIDATNRLPLAHRPRRVVAISGHFDRAVIGEMLPDSGTVDYFPKPVDLDRLIDTIGGPVN
- a CDS encoding NAD-dependent epimerase/dehydratase family protein; this encodes MRTLVTGGAGFIGSNLALRLARDGHDVVAADTFGEGRWRNLVEFVDAGGDVVTMTHPLDLDVVDKLGPFDAVFHQASVTGVIGADGKADTSPAGSAAILRNNIEGFRKVLDRCVTWGSTLVWASSCSIYGRGPVPMRESADPDPLNAYAFSKLAKERLAGRMAPKLAFAPVGLRYSNVYGPREDDKGPLASMVHQLAKQMRAGKRPRIFEAGQQRRDFVYVDDVVEASLQAEQASRDGTLDAGQVHVFNAGAGASWSFNDLVASLNEELGTDLPPDYFPNPFDFTQDHTETDITKAAEAFGYKPTHDLRSGVAAFAKTGHLGIAAGG